Proteins from one Pectinophora gossypiella chromosome 19, ilPecGoss1.1, whole genome shotgun sequence genomic window:
- the LOC126375530 gene encoding uncharacterized protein LOC126375530, giving the protein MIIEEIHAENGHPGVNTLLYLLTQQFWLLSPKRAIRHCLSKCLKCYRMKPTPLEPYMSDLPFVRVNQAKPFSIIGTDYGGPFRIKLGNHRGAKIGKAYLCLFVCFSTKAVHLEVVSDLSTDAFLAALRRFVGRRGRVSIIHSDCGTNYVGASNHLNSLMNSAARSEGIEFRFNPPSSPHFGGVWEIQIKAVKTHLYRIVGTQTLNFEELTTLFVQIEAMLNSRPLYPISSDPNDLTVLTPGHFLTLEPMTTVPDEDYSNLNLNRLGRWQLIQRFQRDFWVRWRNEYLNSLMQRAKWTSSEKPLSVGSVVILKTDSTTPLHWPLARVHELHSSPDGVVRIATVRLANGVFLTRPLTKLCPLPTRSD; this is encoded by the coding sequence ATGATCATTGAAGAGATCCATGCCGAGAATGGTCATCCCGGAGTGAACACTTTGTTGTATTTGCTGACTCAGCAATTTTGGCTTCTTTCACCCAAACGTGCCATACGGCATTGTTTATCTAAGTGCTTGAAATGCTATCGTATGAAGCCCACTCCTCTTGAACCGTATATGAGTGACTTACCTTTTGTACGTGTTAATCAAGCGAAACCATTCTCAATAATCGGTACTGACTACGGCGGTCCATTCCGCATAAAACTAGGAAATCATCGTGGTGCGAAAATCGGAAAGGCTTACCTTTGCCTATTCGTGTGCTTCAGCACAAAAGCAGTACACCTCGAAGTCGTTTCCGACCTCTCGACAGACGCATTTCTTGCCGCACTGCGCAGATTCGTAGGCCGTCGTGGTAGAGTCAGCATTATTCACTCGGACTGTGGTACGAATTACGTAGGCGCGAGTAACCACCTAAATTCATTGATGAACTCAGCCGCTCGAAGTGAGGGCATCGAATTCCGTTTTAATCCGCCATCGAGTCCTCACTTCGGGGGAGTGTGGGAAATCCAGATCAAGGCTGTGAAAACTCACCTTTACCGTATCGTCGGTACACAAACCCTTAATTTCGAGGAATTAACAACATTATTTGTCCAAATCGAAGCTATGCTTAACTCGAGGCCATTATACCCGATTAGTTCAGATCCCAACGATCTTACCGTTCTAACACCCGGTCATTTTCTTACGTTAGAACCAATGACGACCGTTCCTGATGAGGATTATTCGAATCTGAACCTAAATCGTCTCGGGCGATGGCAATTAATACAGCGTTTTCAACGTGACTTCTGGGTCCGTTGGAGGAATGAATACCTCAATTCTTTAATGCAACGCGCAAAATGGACATCATCGGAAAAACCATTATCCGTAGGCTCCGTGGTAATACTTAAGACAGACTCGACTACGCCTTTGCACTGGCCGTTAGCACGCGTTCATGAGCTACATTCAAGCCCTGATGGGGTCGTGCGCATTGCTACTGTTAGATTAGCAAACGGTGTTTTCCTGACAAGGCCTTTAACTAAGCTTTGTCCGTTACCTACGCGATCCGATTAA